One genomic segment of Rhinolophus sinicus isolate RSC01 linkage group LG11, ASM3656204v1, whole genome shotgun sequence includes these proteins:
- the GAPDHS gene encoding glyceraldehyde-3-phosphate dehydrogenase, testis-specific isoform X1 codes for MPKRDIIVANFTVLQLLRPPCQVTRAPPTPQETKIEAEPEPEPEPEPQPKPQPEPQPEPQPIKEKVPSPPPTPPPPPKVPVVRKLTVGINGFGRIGRLVLRACMEKGVKVVAVNDPFIDPEYMAYMFKYDSTHGRYKGTVEYKRDQLIVDNQEISVFQCKQPRDIPWNSVGSPFVVESTGVYLSLEETSKHIEAGALRVVICAPSPDAPMFVMGVNERDYNPGSMKIVSNASCTTNCLAPLAKVIHERFGIVEGLMTTVHSYTATQKTVDGPSKKAWRDGRGAHQNIIPASTGAAKAVGQVIPDLKGKLTGMAFRVPTPDVSVVDLTCRLAHATPYSAIKDAIKAAAKGPMAGILAYTEDEVVSTDFITDTHSSVFDAKASIALNDNFVKLISWYDNEYGYSHRVVDLLRYMFSRDK; via the exons ATGCCGAAACGCGACATCATCGTCGCCAATTTCACCGTTCTCCAGCTGCTGCGACCACCATGCCAGG TGACCAGAGCACCGCCAACCCCACAGGAGACCAAGATTGAGGCAGAGCCCGAGCCCGAGCCCGAGCCCGAGCCCCAGCCCAAGCCCCAGCCTGAGCCCCAGCCTGAGCCCCAGCCTATCAAGGAGAAAGTTCCATCTCCTCCACCTACTCCACCTCCTCCACCTAAGGTTCCTGTGGTTCGGAAACTGACTGTGGGCATCAATGG ATTTGGACGCATCGGTCGCCTGGTGCTGCGTGCTTGCATGGAGAAGGGCGTGAAGGTGGTGGCAGTGAATGATCCATTCATTGATCCAGAATACATG GCGTACATGTTTAAGTATGACTCCACCCATGGCCGATACAAGGGGACTGTGGAATACAAGCGAGATCAGCTGATCGTGGATAACCAGGAGATCAGTGTCTTCCAGTG CAAGCAGCCCAGAGATATCCCCTGGAACTCTGTCGGGAGCCCCTTTGTGGTGGAGTCCACAGGCGTGTACCTGTCCTTAGAGGAAACTTCC AAACACATTGAGGCAGGTGCCCTACGTGTGGTCATCTGCGCACCCTCACCAGACGCACCCATGTTTGTCATGGGGGTGAACGAAAGGGACTATAACCCTGGCTCCATGAAAATTGTCAG CAATGCCTCCTGCACGACCAACTGCCTAGCCCCCCTCGCCAAGGTCATCCATGAGCGATTTGGGATCGTGGAAGGATTGATG ACCACAGTCCATTCCTACACCGCCACCCAGAAGACAGTGGACGGGCCATCAAAGAAGGCCTGGCGAGATGGACGGGGAGCCCATCAGAACATCATCCCAGCCTCCACAGGAGCTGCCAAGGCCGTGGGCCAAGTCATCCCAGACCTCAAAGG GAAGCTGACGGGAATGGCGTTCCGGGTACCAACACCAGACGTGTCTGTCGTGGACCTGACCTGCCGCCTGGCCCACGCTACCCCATACTCAGCCATCAAGGACGCCATAAAAGCAGCAGCCAAGGGGCCCATGGCTGGCATCCTTGCCTACACTGAGGATGAG GTTGTCTCCACGGACTTTATCACCGATACCCACTCATCCGTCTTCGATGCTAAAGCCAGCATCGCCCTCAACGACAACTTCGTGAAGCTCATTTCCTG GTACGACAACGAATACGGGTACAGCCACCGGGTGGTGGACCTCCTGCGCTACATGTTCAGCCGAGACAAGTAA
- the TMEM147 gene encoding BOS complex subunit TMEM147 isoform X1, producing the protein MTLFHFGNCFALAYFPYFITYKCSGLSEYNAFWKCVQAGVTYLFVQLCKMLFLATFFPTWEGGIYDFIGEFMKASVDVADLIGLNLVMSRNAGKGEYKIMVAALGWATAELIMSRCIPLWVGARGIEFDWKYIQMSIDSNISLVHYIVASAQVWMITRYDLYHTFRPAVLLLMFLSIYKAFVMETFVHLCSLGSWTALLARAVVTGLLALSTLALYVAVVNVHS; encoded by the exons ATGACCTTGTTTCACTTCGGGAACTGCTTTGCCCTGGCCTACTTCCCCTACTTCATCACCTACAAGTGCAGCGGCCT GTCCGAATACAATGCTTTCTGGAAGTGCGTCCAGGCTGGGGTCACCTACCTCTTCGTGCAGCTGTGCAAG aTGTTGTTCCTGGCCACTTTCTTTCCCACTTGGGAAGGTGGCATCTATGACTTCATTGGG GAGTTCATGAAGGCCAGCGTGGATGTGGCCGACCTTATAGGCCTCAACCTTGTCATGTCCCGGAACGCCGGCAAAGGGGAGTACAAGATCATGGTTGCTGCCCTGGGCTGGGCCACAGCCGAGCTCATTATGTCCCG TTGCATCCCCCTTTGGGTTGGAGCCCGGGGCATTGAGTTTGACTGGAAATACATCCAGATGAGCATTGACTCCAACATCAGTCTG GTCCATTACATCGTCGCCTCTGCCCAGGTGTGGATGATAACGCGCTACGACCTGTACCACACTTTCCGACCTGCAGTCCTCCTGCTCATGTTCCTTAGCATCTACAAGGCCTTTGTCATGGA GACTTTCGTCCACCTTTGTTCCCTGGGAAGCTGGACAGCACTGCTGGCCCGAGCAGTGGTGACAGGGCTGCTGGCCCTCAGCACCCTGGCCTTGTATGTCGCCGTTGTCAATGTGCACTCCTAG
- the GAPDHS gene encoding glyceraldehyde-3-phosphate dehydrogenase, testis-specific isoform X2 — MPKRDIIVANFTVLQLLRPPCQVTRAPPTPQETKIEAEPEPEPEPEPQPKPQPEPQPEPQPIKEKVPSPPPTPPPPPKVPVVRKLTVGINGFGRIGRLVLRACMEKGVKVVAVNDPFIDPEYMAYMFKYDSTHGRYKGTVEYKRDQLIVDNQEISVFQCNASCTTNCLAPLAKVIHERFGIVEGLMTTVHSYTATQKTVDGPSKKAWRDGRGAHQNIIPASTGAAKAVGQVIPDLKGKLTGMAFRVPTPDVSVVDLTCRLAHATPYSAIKDAIKAAAKGPMAGILAYTEDEVVSTDFITDTHSSVFDAKASIALNDNFVKLISWYDNEYGYSHRVVDLLRYMFSRDK, encoded by the exons ATGCCGAAACGCGACATCATCGTCGCCAATTTCACCGTTCTCCAGCTGCTGCGACCACCATGCCAGG TGACCAGAGCACCGCCAACCCCACAGGAGACCAAGATTGAGGCAGAGCCCGAGCCCGAGCCCGAGCCCGAGCCCCAGCCCAAGCCCCAGCCTGAGCCCCAGCCTGAGCCCCAGCCTATCAAGGAGAAAGTTCCATCTCCTCCACCTACTCCACCTCCTCCACCTAAGGTTCCTGTGGTTCGGAAACTGACTGTGGGCATCAATGG ATTTGGACGCATCGGTCGCCTGGTGCTGCGTGCTTGCATGGAGAAGGGCGTGAAGGTGGTGGCAGTGAATGATCCATTCATTGATCCAGAATACATG GCGTACATGTTTAAGTATGACTCCACCCATGGCCGATACAAGGGGACTGTGGAATACAAGCGAGATCAGCTGATCGTGGATAACCAGGAGATCAGTGTCTTCCAGTG CAATGCCTCCTGCACGACCAACTGCCTAGCCCCCCTCGCCAAGGTCATCCATGAGCGATTTGGGATCGTGGAAGGATTGATG ACCACAGTCCATTCCTACACCGCCACCCAGAAGACAGTGGACGGGCCATCAAAGAAGGCCTGGCGAGATGGACGGGGAGCCCATCAGAACATCATCCCAGCCTCCACAGGAGCTGCCAAGGCCGTGGGCCAAGTCATCCCAGACCTCAAAGG GAAGCTGACGGGAATGGCGTTCCGGGTACCAACACCAGACGTGTCTGTCGTGGACCTGACCTGCCGCCTGGCCCACGCTACCCCATACTCAGCCATCAAGGACGCCATAAAAGCAGCAGCCAAGGGGCCCATGGCTGGCATCCTTGCCTACACTGAGGATGAG GTTGTCTCCACGGACTTTATCACCGATACCCACTCATCCGTCTTCGATGCTAAAGCCAGCATCGCCCTCAACGACAACTTCGTGAAGCTCATTTCCTG GTACGACAACGAATACGGGTACAGCCACCGGGTGGTGGACCTCCTGCGCTACATGTTCAGCCGAGACAAGTAA
- the TMEM147 gene encoding BOS complex subunit TMEM147 isoform X2 — translation MLFLATFFPTWEGGIYDFIGEFMKASVDVADLIGLNLVMSRNAGKGEYKIMVAALGWATAELIMSRCIPLWVGARGIEFDWKYIQMSIDSNISLVHYIVASAQVWMITRYDLYHTFRPAVLLLMFLSIYKAFVMETFVHLCSLGSWTALLARAVVTGLLALSTLALYVAVVNVHS, via the exons aTGTTGTTCCTGGCCACTTTCTTTCCCACTTGGGAAGGTGGCATCTATGACTTCATTGGG GAGTTCATGAAGGCCAGCGTGGATGTGGCCGACCTTATAGGCCTCAACCTTGTCATGTCCCGGAACGCCGGCAAAGGGGAGTACAAGATCATGGTTGCTGCCCTGGGCTGGGCCACAGCCGAGCTCATTATGTCCCG TTGCATCCCCCTTTGGGTTGGAGCCCGGGGCATTGAGTTTGACTGGAAATACATCCAGATGAGCATTGACTCCAACATCAGTCTG GTCCATTACATCGTCGCCTCTGCCCAGGTGTGGATGATAACGCGCTACGACCTGTACCACACTTTCCGACCTGCAGTCCTCCTGCTCATGTTCCTTAGCATCTACAAGGCCTTTGTCATGGA GACTTTCGTCCACCTTTGTTCCCTGGGAAGCTGGACAGCACTGCTGGCCCGAGCAGTGGTGACAGGGCTGCTGGCCCTCAGCACCCTGGCCTTGTATGTCGCCGTTGTCAATGTGCACTCCTAG